A window of Cellulomonas fimi contains these coding sequences:
- the moeB gene encoding molybdopterin-synthase adenylyltransferase MoeB, which yields MSAAGVGGSLPGPLVEPRHDLTADEVARYSRHLLLPEVGLDGQRRLAGAKVFVVGAGGLGAPVLTYLAAAGVGTIAVVDDDVVDHSNLHRQVLFGTDDVGRAKVDVTAERLRRINPHVRVLTHRTRVSPENALDLFRGYDLVIDGTDNFATRYLVNDACVILDLPYVWGSVFRFEGQVSIFWARYGPQYRDLYSEPPPPGLVPSCAEGGVLGALCAVVGATMATEAVKLVLGIGESLVGRLLTLDALSMRWRSFAIPVQEDTLRVRTLQEWPYEERCALPSAVPGGAAISVAELRDLVARGEVGRTVHVVDVREPFEHALGSVPGSVLVPSGRFAAAETRARLLEHERVVLYCKSGARSSTCLDLLRRDGHPDVRHLTGGFDAFDRARDVVGAAPGDVR from the coding sequence ATGAGCGCGGCAGGCGTGGGCGGCAGCCTCCCCGGGCCGCTCGTGGAGCCACGGCACGACCTCACGGCGGACGAGGTGGCGCGCTACAGCCGGCACCTTCTCCTGCCCGAGGTCGGTCTCGACGGTCAACGGCGGCTGGCAGGCGCGAAGGTGTTCGTGGTCGGCGCGGGAGGGCTGGGCGCCCCGGTCCTCACGTACCTCGCCGCCGCCGGTGTCGGGACCATCGCGGTGGTCGACGACGACGTGGTCGACCACTCCAACCTCCACCGGCAGGTGCTCTTCGGCACGGACGACGTCGGCCGCGCCAAGGTCGACGTCACCGCCGAGCGCCTGCGCCGGATCAACCCGCACGTCCGGGTGCTGACCCACCGGACCAGGGTGTCGCCCGAGAACGCGCTCGACCTGTTCCGCGGGTACGACCTGGTGATCGACGGGACGGACAACTTCGCGACCCGGTACCTCGTGAACGACGCGTGCGTCATCCTCGACCTGCCGTACGTCTGGGGTTCGGTCTTCCGCTTCGAGGGTCAGGTCAGCATCTTCTGGGCCCGGTACGGTCCGCAGTACCGCGACCTCTACAGCGAGCCACCGCCGCCGGGGCTGGTCCCGTCGTGTGCCGAGGGCGGAGTGCTCGGGGCGCTCTGCGCGGTCGTCGGCGCCACGATGGCGACCGAGGCCGTCAAGCTCGTGCTCGGCATCGGTGAGTCGCTCGTCGGCCGTCTGCTGACGCTCGACGCCCTCTCGATGCGGTGGCGCAGCTTCGCGATCCCGGTCCAGGAGGACACGCTGCGCGTGCGGACCTTGCAGGAGTGGCCGTACGAGGAGCGGTGTGCCCTGCCGTCGGCCGTCCCCGGCGGCGCCGCGATCAGCGTCGCGGAGCTCCGTGACCTGGTGGCGCGCGGCGAGGTGGGCCGCACCGTCCACGTCGTCGACGTCCGCGAGCCGTTCGAGCACGCCCTGGGCTCGGTTCCCGGCAGCGTGCTCGTCCCGAGCGGACGGTTCGCGGCGGCCGAGACCCGGGCACGGCTGCTCGAGCACGAGCGCGTCGTGCTCTACTGCAAGTCCGGCGCACGCTCGAGCACGTGCCTCGACCTCCTGCGCCGCGACGGCCATCCGGACGTCCGCCATCTCACCGGCGGGTTCGACGCCTTCGACCGCGCCCGGGACGTCGTCGGGGCGGCACCGGGGGACGTGCGGTGA
- a CDS encoding glycosyltransferase translates to MKQLDALQRRQVDGLDRACWPTSDRSAAVVSSVVLSADPLLQEAAVDYWDMSSALHREVVARARAAASAETRDALEALCRRPDDARAAGTLRHAVESLLDSGDPRWVAAADCALAADALGRLAAHVGDGHDADVEPVTVDDLVPEHTAASDRPVGAGRACIVVPFRDRTADRGRLRNLLACLRALDDQDVPRGDYRVVVVEADEEPRWAGVLEHAADDYVHVRSGGHFNKAWAVNVGVVQRGAGAELVCVLDADVLVDRGFVRRNVGRFRARGAQAHLPFRDALCLDAASSHRAARERVVLGRPGVPLDVLRGAVLRRPPGHCVWVRRGLFDRVGGFDERFEGWGGEDLDFVFRLDVVGSVDRYDDPLLHLYHERPLTQVDGRRFYAGRRLLSWSPQGPVGQLAGPATSSDDDLAGLIERVDETPEGS, encoded by the coding sequence GTGAAGCAGCTCGACGCCCTGCAGCGCCGGCAGGTCGACGGTCTCGACCGCGCCTGCTGGCCGACGTCGGACCGCTCGGCGGCTGTCGTCAGCAGCGTCGTCCTCAGCGCAGACCCTCTCCTGCAGGAAGCGGCGGTCGACTACTGGGACATGTCGTCGGCCCTGCACCGGGAGGTCGTCGCCCGAGCGCGTGCCGCAGCGTCGGCCGAGACGCGCGACGCGCTCGAGGCACTCTGCCGGAGGCCCGACGACGCACGGGCCGCAGGGACGCTGCGCCACGCGGTGGAGTCGCTCCTGGACTCCGGCGACCCGCGGTGGGTCGCCGCGGCCGACTGCGCGCTCGCTGCCGACGCCCTGGGCCGACTGGCCGCGCACGTCGGTGACGGCCACGACGCGGACGTCGAGCCCGTCACGGTCGACGACCTGGTGCCCGAGCACACCGCGGCCTCCGACCGACCTGTGGGCGCGGGCCGAGCCTGCATCGTGGTGCCCTTCCGGGACCGCACCGCGGACCGCGGCCGCCTGCGCAACCTGCTGGCATGCCTCCGGGCGCTCGACGACCAGGACGTGCCCCGCGGCGACTACCGCGTGGTGGTGGTCGAGGCCGACGAGGAGCCCCGCTGGGCGGGCGTCCTCGAGCACGCGGCCGACGACTACGTGCACGTGCGGTCCGGCGGCCACTTCAACAAGGCATGGGCCGTGAACGTCGGCGTCGTGCAGCGCGGTGCGGGTGCCGAGCTCGTGTGCGTCCTCGACGCCGACGTCCTGGTCGACCGGGGCTTCGTCAGGCGCAACGTCGGCCGGTTCCGTGCGCGCGGCGCGCAGGCGCACCTGCCCTTCCGGGACGCGTTGTGCCTCGACGCCGCCTCGTCGCACCGCGCGGCACGTGAGCGGGTCGTCCTCGGCCGCCCGGGGGTGCCGCTCGACGTCCTGCGCGGCGCGGTGCTGCGTCGCCCGCCCGGGCACTGCGTCTGGGTCCGCCGTGGCCTGTTCGACCGCGTCGGCGGCTTCGACGAGCGATTCGAGGGCTGGGGGGGCGAGGACCTCGACTTCGTGTTCCGGCTCGACGTCGTCGGCTCGGTCGACCGGTACGACGACCCCTTGCTGCACCTCTACCACGAGCGGCCGCTGACCCAGGTCGACGGGCGTCGGTTCTACGCGGGGCGCCGCCTCCTCTCGTGGAGCCCCCAGGGTCCCGTCGGGCAGCTCGCCGGACCCGCGACGTCGAGCGACGACGACCTGGCCGGGCTCATCGAGCGCGTGGACGAGACTCCCGAGGGCTCGTGA
- a CDS encoding MoaD/ThiS family protein encodes MTATIVLPAVLAARAGGARTLHATGGTLREVLADAAQAQPAVVDVIQGHGELSRFVNVYVDAVDVRVTGGLDTPVTDGAEITVIPAVAGG; translated from the coding sequence GTGACCGCAACCATCGTCCTGCCCGCGGTGCTCGCAGCGCGCGCGGGAGGCGCCCGCACGCTGCACGCAACGGGAGGAACGCTCCGGGAGGTGCTCGCCGACGCGGCACAGGCGCAGCCCGCCGTCGTGGACGTGATCCAGGGGCACGGGGAGCTGTCCCGGTTCGTCAACGTCTACGTCGACGCCGTCGACGTGCGCGTCACCGGAGGGCTGGACACGCCGGTGACCGACGGCGCCGAGATCACCGTGATCCCCGCGGTGGCCGGAGGATGA
- a CDS encoding HAD family hydrolase: protein MRYAAALVDVDGVLVDTDEAVVALWADVCEHFGSSRPGVEARRHVIGCSVEHTSRHLLPDVDPRVVAARVAESEPSLPVVAVPGGADLVRGLAGAGVPVALVTGASSRRLTRVVDELGLRDSVAATVTWGEAAGKPDPAPYLLAAARLAVPADSCVVVEDSTHGVRSAVAAGARCLGLARGGPDAARALRDAGADETYPHLHDIAAALGVAATATRRETTTRGTT from the coding sequence ATGAGGTACGCGGCCGCACTCGTCGACGTCGACGGAGTCCTCGTCGACACCGACGAGGCCGTGGTCGCGCTGTGGGCCGACGTGTGCGAGCACTTCGGGTCGTCGCGACCCGGCGTCGAGGCACGTCGGCACGTCATCGGCTGCAGCGTGGAGCACACCAGCCGGCACCTGCTGCCGGACGTCGACCCGCGGGTCGTCGCCGCGCGCGTCGCCGAGTCGGAGCCGTCGCTCCCGGTCGTCGCCGTGCCCGGTGGCGCGGATCTCGTCCGGGGCCTCGCGGGTGCAGGCGTCCCCGTCGCACTCGTGACGGGCGCCTCGAGCCGACGGCTGACACGCGTCGTCGACGAGCTCGGGCTGCGCGACTCGGTCGCCGCGACCGTCACCTGGGGCGAGGCGGCAGGAAAGCCCGATCCCGCGCCCTACCTGCTCGCCGCCGCGCGGCTCGCCGTCCCGGCCGACAGCTGCGTCGTGGTCGAGGACTCGACGCACGGTGTCCGGTCAGCCGTCGCGGCCGGCGCGCGGTGCCTCGGGCTCGCGCGCGGGGGCCCCGACGCGGCGCGAGCGTTGCGCGACGCGGGCGCCGACGAGACCTACCCGCACCTCCATGACATCGCTGCCGCGCTGGGCGTGGCGGCGACCGCCACCCGGCGGGAGACGACGACGAGAGGAACGACGTGA